One Halosegnis longus DNA window includes the following coding sequences:
- a CDS encoding glyoxalase, with protein MAGIVFFRTTGRERLVEWYRNRVDASVWLEQPGCTILSHDGFRFGFCDADETETEGILTFVYETRAAVETMHDRLGETVREEPHYNDQYDIYQFFAADPDGRTVEIQTFEHETPDS; from the coding sequence ATGGCAGGCATCGTCTTCTTCCGGACGACCGGACGCGAGCGGCTCGTCGAGTGGTATCGCAATCGCGTCGACGCGTCGGTGTGGCTCGAACAGCCCGGCTGTACGATTCTCAGCCACGACGGCTTCCGGTTCGGCTTCTGTGACGCCGACGAGACCGAGACGGAAGGTATCCTCACCTTCGTCTACGAGACGCGCGCGGCGGTCGAGACGATGCACGACCGGCTGGGCGAGACGGTCCGCGAGGAGCCACACTACAACGACCAGTACGACATCTACCAGTTCTTCGCCGCCGACCCCGACGGGCGCACGGTCGAAATTCAGACGTTCGAACACGAAACGCCCGAT